In the genome of Acidovorax sp. 69, the window ACGACCCGGTCTGTTCATTACCTTTGAAGGCATCGATGGTGCGGGCAAGTCCTCGCACATTGAGGGCTTGGCGGCGGCGTTCCGTACCCAGGGCCGTACGGTCACCGTGAGCCGCGAGCCCGGCGGCACTCCGCTGGCTGAAAAGCTGCGCGAGATGGTGCTGAACGACCCCATGGACGCACTCACCGAGTCCCTCTTGATTTTTGCTGCCCGCCGCGACCACCTGCTTAACGTCATTGAACCGGCCCTGGCGCGGGGCGATGTGGTGCTGTGCGACCGGTTTACCGATGCCACCTTCGCCTACCAAGGGTCGGGGCGGGGCTTTGATCTGAGAGTGCTATCAGTTTTGGAGCGTCTGGCGCAGACGGGACTTGCGCCTGATGCCAATTTGATGCGTGAACCGGACCTGACGGTGTGGTTTGATCTGGCCCCCGAGGTGGCGGCCGAGCGCCTGGCTGGAGCACGTGTGCCTGACCGTTTTGAGGCCCAGCCCGTGGAGTTCTTCCGCCGCGTAGCCCAAGGTTATGCCGACCGCGCCGCCGCTGCGCCCCAACGCTTTGCGCGTCTGGATGCGGCGCAGGAGCGCCACCGTGTCTGGCAGCAACTCACCAGCGTGTTTGTGCGCAAGGGGTGGCTGGCCATCATGGTGGCCGCGCAGGGAGGGCCCCAATGAGCGTGCCCGCCGCCGCCATGGCGCCTTGGATTGCTTCGCAACGCACCAGCCTGCTGACCCAGCGTGGCCATGCGTGGCTGCTGCAGGGGCCGTCAGGGATGGGGCAGTACGCCTTGGGGCTGGAGCTGGTCCGCGCATGGCTGTGTGAGGCCCCTGGGGCCAACGGCGCTTGCGGCCAGTGCGGCAGTTGTCACGCCATCGACGTGCGCACCCATGCCGACCTGTGTGTGCTCATGCCCGAGGTACAGATGATGGCGCTGGGCTGGCCGCTGTCGGAAAAAGCCCAGGCCGACATCGACGACAAGAAGCGCAAACCCAGCCGCGAGATCCGCGTCGAGGCCATGCGTGATGCGGTGGAGTTTTCGCAGCGCACCTCGGCCCGTGGGCGGGGCAAGGCGGTGCTGGTCTACCCGGCAGAGCAGATGAACCACATCA includes:
- the tmk gene encoding dTMP kinase — encoded protein: MSRPGLFITFEGIDGAGKSSHIEGLAAAFRTQGRTVTVSREPGGTPLAEKLREMVLNDPMDALTESLLIFAARRDHLLNVIEPALARGDVVLCDRFTDATFAYQGSGRGFDLRVLSVLERLAQTGLAPDANLMREPDLTVWFDLAPEVAAERLAGARVPDRFEAQPVEFFRRVAQGYADRAAAAPQRFARLDAAQERHRVWQQLTSVFVRKGWLAIMVAAQGGPQ